TACACACTAGTCCGTTCTTCATAATGTAGTTTTCgttcaaattattttccaaCTGCTCTCGAATACGCAATGACTCAGCGTCGTTTTCCTGACTCCTGCGTAGCTTTGCAAGCACGCCGTCTTCGCATTCGGTTATCACCATAGCCGTGGGTAGCGCATTTCTACTCAGGGCGTCGACGTGTTTCATGTTTTTCCCTGGGCGGTGTTCGATCTCGAACTGAAAATCTTGAAGAAAAAGTGCCCATCTCGCGATCCTCGGACTGATGTCTGTTTTCTTCATCGTCTGTGTAAAAGCTTGGCAGTCCGTTACTACCTTAAATGCTATGCCTATCAAATACACTCTAAACCTTTTCAACGCTTTAACAATTGCAAGAACTTCCAACTCATAGCTAGGGAACTTTGATTCGCCGTCAGTAGTCTTACCGCTTGCATAATACACTGGATGGAACATACGGTCTTCACTATCTCGCTGTAGCAATATCGCGCCATAGCCTCGCGACGACGCGTCCGTGTGTAATTCAGTTTCGGCTTTCGGACAATAAATTCGCAAAATCGGTCCTCGACTAAGAGCCTCTTTTAACTGTGTAAACGCGTACCTTTCTTTATCGCCAAAGCTGAATGCGAcgttatcttttaataaattagtcAACGGGTATGCAAGAGAAGCGTATCCCTGCACGAACTTCCGAAAATAACCGGTTAAGCCCAAAAAACTTTGTACCGCTTTTTTGTTCATCGGCGtcggaaatttttttactgcacTCGTCTTTTCGTCCGACGGAGTGACGTCACCGTCTTCTATAATAAAACCTAAATAATTTACTCTCGTCTTTAGAAATTGACATTTTTCCCAGTTTATTTCTAAACCGTGAATGCTCGCCGCATGAAATACCTTTTCCAAATTCCGAAGTCCGTCCTCGACATTACGAGACGGTATAATCAAGTCATCCATGTACAATGAAACTATATTTTCCGCGACTAGATCTGCGAAAACGGCATTAACATATCTTTGAAAGTACGCGGGTGACGTACTTAGCCCGAATGGCATGCGCAAGAACTCAAAGTGCCCGCTAGGAACTATAAAGGCGGTGTACCTACGACTATCCTTGGCAACCGGAACGTGAAAAAATCCATTCTTTAAATCAATGGTGCTAAATATTTTCGCGCCTCGCAAACGATCAATCTGGTCCTCCATTAGAGGCAATGGATACCTTGTCTTgactattttttcatttagttTTCGAAAATCGATACATACTCGCGTGTCACCATTCTTCTTCTTAACCAACACGACCGGACTCGCGTATTCGGAAACCGATGGTTGTATAATGCTTTCGTCTAGCCATTTCCGTATCTGTTCGTCGAGCGTCTTTCGCTCCGCTTCTGATACCCTATTCGCGCGTCGGTACACGGGCGTCTCGtccttcaaaataatatttaattcgattCCGACATCTCGAGTTTTCTCGGGTACATATTCCGTTATTAGTTTAGTAAGTTTACTTTTACTTTCCGGATCTAGAACGTGTTCCATGTCTGTTGCAGTCACTTTGTCACGGTTAATTGTATGTATAGCAGGTAGCTCGGAAAACCGTTCCGCCACTTCCGAAATATTAACCCGTCCGTCTTTTACTCTCAACTCGACATTCTTTCGAAACAAAACATCTGTACCTATAAGGAGTTCGCATTGTAAAAGTGTTTCGGAAACTACCTGAAACCTTGCCTTGAAAATACAATTGTCTATAGAAATTTCAACATGTGTTTCACCCAGCGTGGTTATTTCATCCGATCCTATTCCATGAAATTTCATCTGCTGTTTTATTAACTTTGGTGCgcctatttttatatacgagACGCCCGTGTACCGACGCGCGAATAGGGTATCAGAAGCGGAGCGAAAGACGCTCGACGAACAGATACGGAAATGGCTAGACGAAAGCATTATCTGCTCGCATTAAACTAATATCGCTACCTGTATCGATCAGAGCCGGTAGACTAATTTCCTCTACTTTAACGTCCTTATAACATTTATCTGCTTGACTATGCGTTGCGTTACAGTTTTTACTTGTACtcgtctttttattttccgcCGCCGGACAGTTCGCCGCAATGTGTCCGTATGCCTCGCACCGAAAGCATTTAACGCCTTTACTCTTATTCGGGCATGTTGCGCTCAAATGATTTTTATCTCCGCAATTATAACAACGCTTAACGTCTTGTTTTTCGACCTCGAACCGCGCGGGTTTCTTTTTCCTATCGTCTGTTTTAtactttgatttatttttcatagtCTCGTAAATTTCTAGCTTATGTTTTAACTCGGAAATATTTTTCGCGCCATACAAAACGATTTTGTTTACCTCATCGTCGTTAATACCGTCTATTACATATTGGATTACCGCCGTGACCTCGACTTTTGCTGCGGACGCGATCTCCATCATCTTGTAGCAGTATTCTTGGTAAGTCTCGTCcgctttcttctttcttcttcgcaGCTCGGCATGCACGTCGTGGCTATTGACCTTCCGGGCGAATTCGCGCCTCAGCGCGGCCTTTACGCCTTTCCACGTCTTTCCTCTCGTCTCGTACTTTGCGAATAATTTTGCTGACCCCCGAAGGAGTTTCTTCACATAAATCGTTTTCTGTACGTCGTTCCACTGGCACAGAGTCGCTATCTCGTCGAAGTCCCTGATCCATTGTTTTATGCTCTTGCCGTCGTCACCGCTAAACGTGTCTATAGAATCCTCTACGTCTTTGAAAGTCAGAAGGCATCTCTTCCGTCGGCTGGTCACCTCGCGGGATGGTCGTCGTTGTTCGTCGTCCTCAGCTCCGTCGCTCGACTCAGACTCGCTATCGTCTTCGTGGTCCGTCTGACCGTgctcatcgtcgtcgtcaacGTCGTCTTCACTTCCTTGATTTTCGAGAAGCCTCGCTGCTCGAAACCGCTCAACAAGGTCCGCCTTGTTTCCCGTCGTCCTCAACTTACGTCTTTTTAATTCAGCCTTCAACTGGATCATCGTCATCGATTCCACTTCTTGTTCGTCGTTTCTCTGCGGTTGGTCTTCATTTTCTGCCATTTTTCAACTtcgtctttctttctccctgaCACTCTCGTAATAATCGCGGCTGAGCCCCCAAAAGTTGTAGGAATTGTGTGATAGGATGGTTAGAATCACCacttgttatataaaaagagtaactttaattcatataatattcCAAGAGTTCGTTATAAAGGTTCACTATCACGGAGAGATCATAAGAGAAACTTAGTCGTGCTTCTAACACGTGTTGACCGTTCGACGTACATCGCAAGAGAGCCCCCCGCTCCGCTTCGAAAATTCGGCTAGTCCTCCTTTTCCCCCTCTTTCTACCACGCCCGTTGTTATATCTCGGATCTTGGACCCTCCGTTAGTCAACGTACATTTTGAACGAGTCGAAATTAATGcctacttaaaataaaatttcctaTCTTTATTCCACATatatgagatgtatatacattaacatacaagatatttttttacattatggaaaaaaatgtatatacttaGAATGTCCGATGTTATGTGGGTATTTAggtctaaaaaatatatttaataattaatatagaattattattagcaCTAAGATTTGCCTCGATTAAGAAATGGAATTTTTgctcttatttattttattatttataattattactttaccttgatttttgtttatgctgtttttaaaataaaaatttctacattcaatattaaaacaaagttattttcatattaagaTTAAGAAGTGATCAAAAAAGATAGTTCAGCGGTTGTTTGtgcttttattttcattatatcgAGTAAGATGTGAGTAACGAGAGTCGCTTTGCTAGAGacaataaattctataatCTCTCTTAAAAGGATTTCCACCGCAGTTGACTACGCTCGGTCAAACGATGTCACTGTTTCCGTTAGACCCTCGATTTACCAAAGTGATCCTCGCGTCGGTGGAACACAGGTGTCTGGAGGAAGCATTGACGGTTATCGCTTTATTATCAGGAGAATCGATTTTCATGGACCCACCTACGAAGAAAGAACAGGCTTACACTGCGGCTcttatttgtaatttgtttataaatacacTTACGAAAAATAGGTAAGGActagaaaaagttttaatttacatttttttttgcaaatagcCCACACAGCACGGGAAGCTCCCAAGGAGCTCacaacatttttcataaacttcATTTAAGCTTCCAAAAAATTCGCACGGAGCTCGCTGGGAGCTGCTATGTTcgcttttgagagctcctTGAGAGCTTCATTTGAGCTCGCAGAGAGTTTATAAGTCATATATGTTTTAAGAGCTCTCTGCGAGCTTAAAAGTAATTCCTGAGAAGCTTTTATACAAGCTTCCTGAGAGCTTCATCTAAGCTCGCAAAGAGTTcagaaattatgttttaagagctccctgcgagcttcaaaataatttttgggaaatttctatataagcttcCCGGAAGCtcttatgtccgcttttgggagctccctgagagcttagaTGAAGCTATCAGGAAGCTTATATAGAAGTTTCAcggaaattattttgaag
This genomic stretch from Monomorium pharaonis isolate MP-MQ-018 chromosome 4, ASM1337386v2, whole genome shotgun sequence harbors:
- the LOC118645130 gene encoding uncharacterized protein LOC118645130, with amino-acid sequence MAENEDQPQRNDEQEVESMTMIQLKAELKRRKLRTTGNKADLVERFRAARLLENQGSEDDVDDDDEHGQTDHEDDSESESSDGAEDDEQRRPSREVTSRRKRCLLTFKDVEDSIDTFSGDDGKSIKQWIRDFDEIATLCQWNDVQKTIYVKKLLRGSAKLFAKYETRGKTWKGVKAALRREFARKVNSHDVHAELRRRKKKADETYQEYCYKMMEIASAAKVEVTAVIQYVIDGINDDEVNKIVLYGAKNISELKHKLEIYETMKNKSKYKTDDRKKKPARFEVEKQDVKRCYNCGDKNHLSATCPNKSKGVKCFRCEAYGHIAANCPAAENKKTSTSKNCNATHSQADKCYKDVKVEEISLPALIDTGSDISLMRADNAFV